Proteins encoded by one window of Bauldia sp.:
- the rutR gene encoding HTH-type transcriptional regulator RutR: MTQAGHAEGARAAKTRKRTRIQAANEERILDAALDVFSTHGFRGATVDQVAERAGMTKPNLLYYFRRKRDIYLAVLNRTHEMWLQPLEELVADGDPATEISDYIDRKLEMARDNPKASRLFAMEIIQGAPVLGDVLAGRLKTLVDDKAAIIRRWVAEGKLAPVDPYHLIFMVWATTQHYADFEVQIRSILGARAERPAHFALAKATLEQVFLKGVGNK, encoded by the coding sequence GTGACGCAGGCAGGCCACGCGGAAGGCGCCCGCGCCGCCAAGACGCGCAAGCGCACGCGTATCCAGGCGGCCAACGAGGAACGCATCCTCGATGCGGCCCTCGACGTGTTTTCCACACACGGATTCCGCGGCGCGACGGTCGATCAGGTCGCCGAGCGGGCCGGCATGACCAAGCCGAACCTGCTCTATTACTTCCGCCGCAAGCGCGACATCTACCTCGCCGTCCTCAACCGGACGCACGAGATGTGGCTGCAGCCGCTCGAGGAACTGGTCGCGGACGGCGATCCGGCGACCGAGATTTCCGACTACATCGACCGCAAGCTGGAGATGGCGCGCGACAACCCGAAGGCGTCGCGGCTGTTCGCCATGGAGATCATCCAGGGCGCGCCGGTGCTGGGCGACGTGCTCGCCGGGCGGCTGAAGACGCTGGTCGACGACAAGGCCGCGATCATCCGCCGCTGGGTGGCCGAGGGGAAGCTCGCGCCGGTCGATCCGTATCACCTGATCTTCATGGTATGGGCGACGACGCAGCACTACGCCGATTTCGAGGTGCAGATTCGCTCGATCCTCGGCGCGCGTGCCGAGCGGCCGGCGCATTTCGCGCTCGCCAAGGCGACGCTGGAGCAGGTGTTCCTCAAGGGCGTCGGCAATAAATGA
- a CDS encoding alpha/beta fold hydrolase: MNTATDPHRGQPVLTAGAPIAEAKGAVIMLHGRGADAADIIGLSRVIDRPDLAYLAPDAAGHAWYPRPFMTPVAGNEPWLSSAKGVVAHLVAEVGLAGIPLERTALVGFSQGACLALEFAARNPRRYGAVIALSGGLIGEAIPVSAYAGSLAGTPVFVGCSDTDPFIPLARVQESAAVMAHLGGEVTERIYPHAAHTIVPDEVESVRRILDGMVVG; the protein is encoded by the coding sequence ATGAACACCGCCACCGATCCGCACCGCGGCCAGCCGGTGCTCACCGCCGGCGCGCCGATCGCCGAGGCCAAGGGCGCGGTGATCATGCTGCACGGGCGCGGCGCCGATGCGGCCGATATCATCGGCCTGTCGCGTGTCATCGACCGGCCGGACCTCGCGTATCTCGCGCCGGACGCCGCCGGCCACGCGTGGTATCCGCGGCCGTTCATGACGCCGGTCGCCGGCAACGAACCGTGGCTGTCGTCGGCCAAGGGCGTCGTCGCGCATCTCGTTGCCGAGGTCGGGCTCGCCGGCATTCCGCTGGAGCGCACGGCGCTCGTCGGCTTCTCGCAGGGCGCGTGCCTGGCGCTTGAATTCGCGGCGCGCAATCCGCGCCGCTACGGCGCGGTAATCGCGCTGTCGGGTGGGCTGATCGGCGAGGCGATTCCCGTTTCGGCCTATGCCGGTTCGCTTGCCGGGACGCCGGTGTTCGTCGGATGCAGCGACACCGATCCGTTTATCCCGCTGGCGCGGGTGCAGGAGTCGGCTGCGGTCATGGCGCATCTCGGCGGGGAGGTTACGGAACGCATCTATCCGCACGCGGCGCACACGATCGTGCCGGATGAAGTCGAGAGCGTGCGGCGGATACTCGACGGGATGGTCGTGGGATAG
- a CDS encoding CoA-acylating methylmalonate-semialdehyde dehydrogenase → MLTIANAIGGTLSHSSSQRSQPVYNPATGEQSAILKLSTAAELDAAVAAAKLALPAWADMPPMRRAKFMFRFKQLLDANTDKIAEAISAEHGKTHADAVGEVQRGIEVVDFCCGIPHLLKGEFSRHVGPAIDTHSDRQPLGVCAGITPFNFPAMVPMWMYPVAIACGNTFILKPSERDPGASMVVFDLFKQAGFPDGVLNIVHGDKEVVDAILTHPDIKAVSFVGSTPIAEYVYRTGTAHGKRVQALGGAKNHMVVMPDADIDKAADALMGAGYGSAGERCMAISVAVPVGEETANKLIETLAPRVRALKVGPATDKEAEMGPLVTKEHMAKVLGYIDTGVKEGAELVVDGRGFKLQGYENGYFVGGTLFDRVTPEMRIYKEEIFGPVLSVLRATSYEQAVKLINAHEYGNGTAIFTRDGDAARSFADKIEVGMVGINVPIPVPVAYHSFGGWKRSSFGDHAIYGPEGVHFYTRLKTVTSRWPEGIKSGAVFTFPTMN, encoded by the coding sequence TTGCTAACGATTGCCAACGCCATCGGCGGCACGCTGTCGCATTCGTCCTCCCAGCGCAGCCAGCCAGTCTATAATCCCGCCACCGGCGAGCAGTCGGCGATCCTGAAACTGTCGACCGCCGCCGAGCTCGATGCCGCCGTCGCGGCGGCAAAGCTGGCGCTGCCCGCGTGGGCGGACATGCCACCGATGCGGCGCGCCAAGTTCATGTTCCGCTTCAAGCAACTGCTCGACGCGAACACCGACAAGATCGCCGAGGCGATCTCCGCCGAGCACGGCAAGACCCACGCCGACGCCGTCGGCGAGGTCCAGCGCGGCATCGAGGTCGTCGATTTCTGCTGCGGCATCCCGCATCTGCTGAAGGGCGAATTCTCCCGCCACGTCGGCCCTGCGATCGACACGCATTCCGACCGCCAGCCGCTCGGCGTCTGCGCCGGCATCACGCCGTTCAACTTCCCGGCGATGGTCCCGATGTGGATGTATCCGGTCGCGATCGCCTGCGGTAACACCTTCATCCTGAAGCCGTCGGAGCGCGATCCCGGCGCCTCGATGGTGGTGTTCGACCTGTTCAAGCAGGCCGGCTTCCCGGACGGCGTCCTCAACATCGTGCATGGCGACAAGGAAGTCGTCGACGCGATCCTGACCCATCCCGACATCAAGGCCGTCAGCTTCGTCGGCTCGACGCCGATCGCCGAGTACGTGTACCGGACGGGCACGGCCCACGGTAAGCGCGTCCAGGCTCTGGGCGGCGCCAAGAACCACATGGTCGTCATGCCCGACGCCGACATCGACAAGGCCGCCGACGCGCTGATGGGCGCCGGCTACGGCTCGGCCGGCGAGCGCTGCATGGCGATCTCGGTTGCGGTCCCGGTCGGGGAGGAAACCGCCAACAAGCTGATCGAGACGCTCGCTCCGCGTGTGCGTGCTCTCAAGGTTGGCCCGGCTACCGACAAGGAAGCGGAGATGGGCCCGCTGGTTACGAAGGAGCACATGGCGAAGGTGCTCGGCTACATCGACACCGGCGTGAAGGAAGGCGCCGAGCTGGTCGTCGACGGCCGCGGCTTCAAGCTGCAGGGCTACGAGAACGGCTACTTCGTCGGTGGCACGCTTTTTGATCGCGTGACTCCCGAAATGCGCATCTATAAGGAAGAAATCTTCGGCCCCGTCCTCTCCGTGCTCCGCGCCACGAGCTACGAGCAGGCAGTGAAGCTGATCAATGCCCACGAATACGGCAACGGCACCGCGATCTTCACCCGCGACGGCGACGCCGCCCGCTCGTTTGCCGACAAGATCGAAGTCGGCATGGTCGGCATCAACGTCCCGATCCCGGTGCCGGTCGCCTACCATTCCTTCGGCGGCTGGAAGCGGAGTTCGTTCGGCGACCACGCCATCTACGGGCCGGAAGGCGTCCACTTCTATACGCGCCTGAAAACGGTCACCTCGCGCTGGCCGGAAGGCATCAAATCGGGCGCGGTGTTCACGTTCCCGACGATGAATTGA
- a CDS encoding NUDIX domain-containing protein: protein MSGERVRILSSEVLADDWAKLTKYTIEFTRRDGGRETQIRQVYDRGDGAGILPIDPARGTVLLVRQFRMPVWMNKPPHDGGMLIEVCAGLLDRNDPETAIRKEAEEELGFRLKSVRRVYDAFMSPGSVSERLSLFVAEYSPADRISAGGGERSEGEDIEVLELPLGEALAMVAQGVIIDAKTIMLLQYAALEKLAG, encoded by the coding sequence ATGAGCGGCGAGCGTGTGCGCATCCTCTCGTCCGAGGTGCTCGCCGACGACTGGGCGAAGCTGACCAAATACACGATCGAATTCACGCGCCGCGACGGCGGGCGCGAGACGCAGATCCGGCAGGTCTACGACCGCGGCGACGGCGCCGGCATCCTGCCGATCGACCCCGCGCGCGGGACGGTGCTGCTGGTCCGCCAGTTCCGCATGCCCGTCTGGATGAACAAGCCGCCGCACGACGGCGGCATGCTGATCGAGGTGTGCGCCGGGCTGCTCGACAGGAACGATCCGGAAACCGCGATCCGCAAGGAGGCCGAGGAGGAACTGGGCTTCCGCCTCAAGTCGGTGCGGCGCGTCTACGATGCGTTCATGTCGCCGGGCAGTGTCAGCGAGCGGCTGTCGCTGTTCGTCGCGGAATATTCGCCGGCCGACCGGATTTCTGCGGGCGGCGGCGAGCGGAGCGAAGGCGAGGACATCGAGGTGCTGGAGCTGCCGCTCGGCGAGGCGCTGGCGATGGTGGCACAAGGCGTCATCATCGACGCCAAGACGATCATGCTGCTGCAATATGCGGCCTTGGAGAAACTCGCCGGATGA
- a CDS encoding aspartate aminotransferase family protein: protein MNEQPRVKTNNLEAYWMPFTANRQFKSAPRIMVAADGMYYRTADGRKVLDGTAGLWCCNAGHARPKIVEAIARQVKELDYAPAFQMAHPKIFELASRLVTYMPDGIDHVFFTNSGSESVETALKIALAYQRAIGQGTRNRFIGRERGYHGVNFGGMSVGGIGTNRKQFGQLLPGVAHIRHTHDPARNAFTKGQPVHGIEFADDLERTLIVNDASTVAAVIVEPVAGSAGVLVPPKGYLEKLRAICDKHGILLIFDEVITGFGRLGTPFAVDYFGVVPDMVVTAKGLTNGVVPMGAVFVQKKIYDALMDAPDNTIELFHGYTYSGNAVASAAALGTLDTYEEEGLLTRGAELAPYWEEALHSLKGLPHVIDIRNLGLIGAIELDPVAGKPTQRAFSTYLQAFEKGVLIRTTGDIIALSPPLIIQKSEIDVIFDTLRGILKSLA from the coding sequence ATGAACGAGCAGCCGCGCGTAAAGACGAACAATCTCGAAGCCTATTGGATGCCGTTCACGGCGAACCGGCAGTTCAAGAGCGCGCCGCGCATCATGGTCGCGGCCGACGGCATGTACTATCGCACGGCGGATGGGCGAAAGGTGCTCGATGGCACCGCCGGCCTCTGGTGCTGCAACGCCGGCCACGCCCGGCCGAAGATCGTCGAGGCGATCGCCAGGCAGGTGAAGGAGCTCGACTACGCGCCCGCCTTCCAGATGGCGCACCCGAAAATCTTCGAGCTCGCATCGCGCCTCGTCACCTACATGCCGGACGGCATCGACCACGTCTTCTTCACCAACTCCGGTTCCGAGTCGGTCGAGACGGCGCTGAAGATCGCGCTCGCCTACCAGCGCGCCATCGGGCAGGGGACGCGCAATCGCTTCATCGGCCGCGAGCGCGGCTACCACGGCGTCAACTTCGGCGGCATGTCGGTCGGCGGCATCGGCACCAACCGCAAGCAGTTCGGCCAGCTCCTGCCGGGCGTCGCGCACATTCGCCACACGCACGATCCGGCGCGCAACGCCTTCACCAAGGGCCAGCCGGTGCACGGCATCGAGTTTGCCGACGATCTCGAGCGCACGCTCATCGTCAACGATGCCTCGACCGTCGCGGCCGTCATCGTCGAGCCGGTCGCCGGTTCCGCCGGCGTACTGGTGCCGCCCAAGGGCTACCTCGAGAAGCTGCGCGCCATCTGCGACAAGCACGGCATCCTGCTGATTTTCGACGAGGTCATCACCGGCTTCGGTCGCCTCGGCACGCCGTTCGCCGTCGACTACTTCGGCGTCGTCCCCGACATGGTGGTCACCGCCAAGGGCCTCACCAACGGCGTCGTCCCGATGGGCGCCGTGTTCGTGCAGAAGAAAATCTACGACGCGCTGATGGATGCGCCCGACAACACGATCGAGCTGTTCCACGGCTACACCTATTCCGGTAATGCGGTGGCCTCCGCCGCAGCGCTCGGCACCCTCGACACCTACGAGGAGGAAGGGCTGCTCACCCGTGGCGCCGAACTCGCGCCGTACTGGGAAGAGGCGCTGCATTCGCTGAAGGGCCTGCCGCACGTCATCGACATCCGCAACCTCGGCCTGATCGGCGCGATCGAGCTCGATCCGGTAGCCGGCAAGCCGACGCAGCGCGCGTTCTCGACGTACTTGCAGGCGTTCGAGAAGGGCGTGCTGATCCGCACCACCGGCGACATCATCGCGCTGTCGCCGCCACTCATCATCCAGAAGTCCGAGATCGACGTGATCTTCGACACGCTGCGCGGCATCCTCAAGTCGCTCGCCTAA